A genomic region of Ictidomys tridecemlineatus isolate mIctTri1 chromosome 10, mIctTri1.hap1, whole genome shotgun sequence contains the following coding sequences:
- the LOC120887527 gene encoding sperm motility kinase 2B-like translates to MVSQSRETSVGLQGPGSCKEAVFQDQYEVLRDIGYGGYGQVKLARHRLTGAEVAVKVVEKIEQNLQVLCEPDMMRTLEHPNVIQLFQVFETCSHIYMVMEPAGGGQLVSYVPENGLQEEEARRLFWQMVCAVGYCHAQGIVHRDLKPDNILLDAGGNIKLIDFGLSTRVTSGQSWKDFWGSLYHFATRCALRQAFEGPRVDIWRLGVILYFMLTGRCPFVGPTTPAMRRQLVLETYFGTRHLSVEAQRLIHQILTLDPRKQPTAQQILQHPWLAQGEQYLPPRCSEALPKHPDPEIMTILIDMGYDPYKIWVSLAKRNFDTAMATYLILKHQKSQGAGCMFQGKPGPPRVKPRPHPVLPKRSHSEPALHTFPCEQQLSMEDGQTGRKGLRRASLQAIHLPFLPASTPTPDTASQPDTVPPHNNRNRWKRVTRRIAACVRHLCCCLPRVSKKVVPV, encoded by the coding sequence ATGGTCAGCCAGAGTAGAGAGACGAGTGTAGGGCTGCAGGGGCCCGGCTCCTGCAAAGAAGCAGTCTTCCAGGACCAGTATGAGGTCCTGAGGGACATTGGGTATGGCGGCTATGGCCAGGTAAAACTAGCCCGCCATCGCCTCACTGGGGCAGAGGTGGCAGTGAAAGTCGTGGAGAAGATAGAGCAGAACCTCCAGGTCCTCTGTGAGCCGGATATGATGAGAACCCTGGAGCATCCCAACGTGATCCAGTTGTTCCAGGTTTTTGAGACCTGCAGCCATATCTACATGGTGATGGAGCCCGCAGGTGGGGGACAGCTAGTTAGCTACGTCCCAGAGAATGGCCTGCAGGAGGAAGAGGCCCGGCGGCTTTTCTGGCAGATGGTGTGTGCAGTGGGCTACTGCCATGCCCAGGGCATCGTGCACCGAGACCTGAAGCCAGACAACATCCTGCTGGATGCCGGAGGCAACATTAAGCTTATTGACTTTGGCCTCAGCACCAGGGTCACCTCTGGGCAGAGTTGGAAGGATTTCTGGGGCAGTCTCTATCATTTTGCTACCAGATGTGCCCTGAGGCAAGCGTTTGAGGGCCCCCGGGTGGACATCTGGAGACTGGGCGTCATCCTGTACTTTATGTTGACAGGGAGGTGTCCCTTTGTGGGGCCCACCACTCCGGCGATGCGGAGGcagcttgtgctggaaacctacTTTGGCACCCGCCATCTGTCTGTCGAAGCCCAGAGGCTCATCCACCAAATACTGACCCTGGATCCCAGGAAGCAGCCTACAGCCCAGCaaatccttcagcacccatgGCTGGCACAGGGGGAGCAGTATTTACCCCCTCGTTGTAGTGAGGCGCTCCCCAAACACCCCGACCCTGAAATAATGACCATCTTGATTGATATGGGCTATGATCCTTACAAGATCTGGGTGTCTCTGGCCAAGAGAAATTTCGATACAGCCATGGCTACCTACTTAATCCTGAAGCACCAGAAAAGTCAGGGGGCAGGCTGCATGTTCCAGGGGAAGCCTGGGCCTCCAAGGGTTAAGCCTCGCCCACACCCTGTCCTCCCAAAGAGGAGTCACAGTGAGCCTGCCCTTCACACCTTCCCCTGTGAGCAGCAGCTGAGTATGGAGGACGGACAGACAGGACGGAAGGGCCTCAGAAGGGCCAGCCTGCAGGCCATTCATCTCCCCTTCCTGCCTGCAAGCACCCCCACACCTGATACAGCCTCCCAGCCTGACACTGTGCCACCCCATAACAACAGAAATCGTTGGAAGAGGGTAACTAGGAGGATTGCGGCCTGTGTCCGGCACCTGTGCTGTTGCCTGCCTCGAGTTAGTAAGAAGGTGGTGCCAGTGTAA